Proteins encoded within one genomic window of Gemmatimonadaceae bacterium:
- the trxA gene encoding thioredoxin: MGNTMAVTDATFETEIEKANGLAVVDFWAEWCGPCRMVGPIVEQLAGEYQGKAKVAKLDVDANPKTGMRFNIRSIPTILFFKDGKLVDQVIGFAQKPALDAKFKQHIGA; the protein is encoded by the coding sequence ATGGGGAATACCATGGCAGTAACCGACGCGACCTTCGAGACCGAGATCGAGAAGGCCAATGGGCTGGCGGTCGTGGACTTCTGGGCGGAGTGGTGTGGCCCGTGTCGCATGGTGGGACCGATCGTCGAGCAGCTCGCGGGCGAATACCAGGGCAAAGCCAAGGTGGCCAAGCTCGACGTTGACGCCAATCCCAAGACCGGGATGCGCTTCAACATTCGCTCGATTCCGACGATTCTCTTCTTCAAGGACGGAAAGCTCGTCGATCAGGTGATCGGCTTCGCGCAGAAGCCGGCGCTGGACGCGAAGTTCAAGCAGCACATCGGCGCGTAA
- the rsmI gene encoding 16S rRNA (cytidine(1402)-2'-O)-methyltransferase, whose protein sequence is MSHRAVEVLRAVDLILCEDTRHSRTLLAHYDITTPVEALHEHNEATVVPRLVRRLADGASVALVSDAGTPTLSDPGSRLVASAIAHDLTVVPVPGASAVLAALSASGLGGGPFTFLGFLDRKGEGRRRQVGALSRLEHPGVLYEAPQRVGATLDDLASAGCGNRQAVVARELTKQFEEFRRGTVAELAEYYREVPPRGEVVIIVDGRGPEVPDPAELRHMVVALRAEGLGARDVARALVERAGLARNEAYRLAHEDA, encoded by the coding sequence ATGAGCCACCGCGCCGTCGAGGTGCTCCGTGCGGTCGACCTCATCTTGTGCGAAGACACTCGGCACTCGCGCACGCTGCTGGCGCACTACGACATCACGACGCCGGTCGAGGCGTTGCACGAGCATAACGAGGCCACGGTTGTTCCGCGCCTCGTGCGCCGGCTGGCCGATGGCGCCAGCGTCGCGCTCGTCTCCGACGCCGGCACGCCAACGTTGTCAGACCCGGGGAGCCGCCTGGTGGCGTCCGCGATCGCGCATGACCTGACGGTGGTGCCCGTACCGGGTGCGTCCGCGGTCCTCGCGGCGCTCTCGGCGTCGGGGTTGGGCGGCGGACCGTTCACCTTTCTGGGCTTCCTTGACCGCAAGGGTGAGGGCCGACGTCGGCAGGTGGGCGCCCTCAGCAGGCTGGAGCACCCCGGCGTACTTTACGAGGCCCCGCAACGCGTGGGGGCGACGCTCGACGACCTCGCCTCGGCGGGCTGCGGCAACCGGCAGGCCGTCGTCGCTCGAGAGTTGACCAAGCAGTTCGAGGAGTTTCGACGAGGAACGGTGGCGGAACTGGCCGAGTACTACCGCGAGGTTCCTCCGCGCGGCGAAGTGGTAATCATTGTGGATGGGCGGGGCCCCGAGGTGCCGGACCCCGCCGAATTACGGCATATGGTGGTTGCCCTGCGCGCCGAGGGCCTGGGAGCACGAGATGTTGCCCGCGCCCTCGTCGAGCGCGCCGGGCTCGCCCGTAATGAGGCCTATCGCCTGGCTCACGAGGACGCATGA
- a CDS encoding DUF4159 domain-containing protein — translation MLSTIPDPSIRVATERPRPIARLGIARLQYDGGGDWYANPSSLSNLLKAVNERTTIRVEPTEGRVSLSDDRLYDFAFLHATGHGVIKFSDAEAAKLRDWVLRGGFLHVDDNYGLDESFRTEIAKVFPDRPLQDVPLSHPIYHLVYEFPKGVPKVHEHDGKPARGFGIFIGDRLAVYYTQETDLGNGWEDVGTYNDPPELHEAALRMGVNLFVYAVTSRPIQ, via the coding sequence ATGTTGTCCACAATCCCGGATCCGAGCATTCGTGTCGCGACCGAGCGGCCGCGGCCGATTGCGCGGCTCGGCATCGCGCGTCTGCAGTACGATGGCGGCGGGGACTGGTACGCCAACCCGTCGAGCCTGTCCAACCTGTTGAAAGCGGTAAACGAGCGGACGACGATCCGGGTCGAACCGACGGAAGGTCGGGTCTCGCTGTCGGATGACCGGCTGTACGACTTTGCGTTCCTGCACGCGACCGGGCACGGCGTCATCAAGTTCTCCGACGCCGAAGCCGCGAAGCTGCGGGACTGGGTGCTGCGGGGCGGGTTCCTGCACGTGGACGACAACTACGGGCTCGATGAGTCGTTCCGTACCGAGATCGCCAAGGTGTTCCCGGACCGTCCGCTGCAGGATGTTCCTTTGTCACATCCGATCTACCACCTGGTCTACGAGTTCCCCAAGGGCGTCCCGAAGGTGCACGAGCATGACGGCAAGCCGGCGCGCGGATTCGGGATCTTCATCGGGGATCGTCTCGCGGTGTACTACACGCAGGAGACGGACCTTGGGAACGGGTGGGAGGACGTGGGCACCTACAATGATCCGCCGGAACTGCACGAAGCGGCGCTCCGCATGGGCGTGAATCTCTTCGTGTACGCCGTCACCAGCCGACCGATTCAATGA
- the mce gene encoding methylmalonyl-CoA epimerase → MTVPDRRGTTIAHLGIAVRSLDDILPFYRDILGLPEVPLDNADGARIAGLAAGASLVELLEAEREDSPIGKFVARRGPGIHHVCFAVDDLEGTLARCRAAGVRLLDDTPRLGAEGKRIAFLHPSSTHGVLVELTEY, encoded by the coding sequence ATGACCGTTCCCGATCGCCGCGGCACCACGATCGCCCACCTGGGCATCGCCGTCCGCTCCCTCGACGACATTCTGCCGTTCTATCGCGACATCCTGGGGTTGCCGGAGGTTCCGCTGGACAACGCTGATGGTGCGCGCATCGCTGGACTCGCAGCCGGTGCGTCGCTCGTCGAGTTGCTCGAAGCAGAGCGCGAGGACTCCCCGATCGGAAAGTTCGTCGCCAGGCGCGGCCCCGGCATCCATCACGTGTGCTTTGCCGTCGACGATCTGGAGGGAACGCTGGCGCGGTGTCGCGCGGCCGGGGTGCGATTGCTCGATGACACCCCGCGGCTCGGTGCCGAAGGCAAGCGCATCGCGTTCCTGCATCCCTCATCAACCCACGGCGTGCTGGTCGAGCTCACCGAATACTGA